A single genomic interval of Agarivorans aestuarii harbors:
- a CDS encoding PKD domain-containing protein, with protein MKKVFALSMVAASISAQAEIAATHIYHNHMPNFWPYYDVSQYEGLAVGDPIRYTYDGQVINLKNNPPANYTFYIPGSGAPMPHDDLVSYYQHHAKKGAYLSWPMDTANNNNGNHPQSQTHVTMSASVINNVQSFAELGNLDGYNAGWGAYWRDTQNGTKTSGGYNALDTIHFSGHHTMGPLVGNDYFLKDLIYQNVTLAQDYFLGDSFKSSKGFFPTELGFSERIIPVLTKLGIEWSVLGNVHYSRTLRDYPYLNDPGKDTLISPPNRADLQNVSDIGAWTELHMFNEQQTTYNKFPFASIPHWVQYVDPNTGEQHKVAGIPVEQASSWEEGYQGSVTADVLKAFEGDAASLGRTQYFTIAHDGDNSSGRAGDGGTWANSGNVTYADGSVRGMGVDEYLKAYPIPADDIVHVQDGSWIDTRDSSADPTWYHWHIPMGVWRGQMADFNTVNGTDFAATREHMVSLELGYHYLERNFALLQAAENYAKTAEQIWLDNNPNYWSPSTARDNEVTYPGNQLNPWMMSYPVKGDAGNNYAGGANPAELGWYFLMASIDSGFGYYDENVDDGVKPTISFNQSLHFTTPYVEANKAQDQTGPSIWWPQRYPYNPGSANSSKAEGWATIYADTEFAIYTYGFDVSGIQDIKVKVRVHKDKWATATDKTFKLYDPSAHASDPNVDPSRVGEWQSFEMHERDLSADMNGVDWQPSGKEMFEVVPAEKIGNMYFTYIDQYQEQLLDYYIEATDAKGNVTRSEIQQVYVGAGQFSSVGGKTVEDVNGAIAGEAMFFTKIPDDYKPVAVIDSDGGRVERGTQVTLSAAGSTDVEGPIASYKWSTGETSSSITATINERQTIFVTVTDSIGQESMTSVTYSILGEEKLSTVYYQDANGWGQVCLHYTVDGAVTWTTAPGEPMQSLEDNWYSLTIELEDDNQLEFVTNDCSGAWDNNGGQNYQVDEGDWNVAGGAIAAGIPDGLDGNSAPIAAISPASQSVAKGTVVTLSGAGSSDVDGSIASYSWSTGESTESISVTVNDTQTVSLTVTDNQGKTATSSVTLTLIPNKAPVASISPANQTVAAGTTVTLDGAGSSDEDGSIASYLWSTGETTSSISVVVNASQTISLTVTDNEGATATAEAVLSVESDEKAKNFNQLYFRGTANGWATTAMDLVADNTWQVVIDFDGQAEQRFKLDVNGDWTQNYGDTNSDGVLEQTGGDIFTDVVGSYLIEVNDQTLAYSIAELNANQAPSAIIGASATQVDIGQSITYSAAGSSDSDGVIASYLWSNGDTSETTTVTYNTAGSHSISLTVTDDGGKTAQASVVVEVIDPNANFTSNFEQLYFRGTANAWLTSAMSLVANNTWQVNVDFDGQDNQRFKFDLNGDWSTNYGDNNNDGILEQTGGDIFTGIVGSYVVEVNDATLQYRIIAQ; from the coding sequence ATGAAAAAGGTGTTCGCCTTAAGTATGGTGGCTGCGTCGATCTCTGCGCAAGCGGAAATTGCGGCAACCCATATTTATCACAATCACATGCCAAATTTTTGGCCTTACTACGATGTAAGCCAATACGAAGGTCTAGCCGTAGGTGATCCAATTCGTTATACCTACGACGGCCAAGTTATTAACCTTAAGAATAACCCCCCAGCAAATTATACATTTTATATCCCTGGCAGCGGTGCGCCCATGCCGCATGATGACTTGGTATCTTATTATCAGCATCATGCCAAAAAAGGTGCCTACCTAAGCTGGCCAATGGATACCGCTAATAATAACAACGGTAACCACCCGCAGAGCCAGACGCATGTCACTATGTCGGCGTCGGTGATTAACAATGTGCAAAGCTTTGCCGAGTTAGGGAACCTTGATGGCTACAATGCCGGTTGGGGCGCTTATTGGCGCGATACCCAAAACGGTACAAAAACCAGTGGTGGTTATAATGCTCTAGATACCATCCACTTTTCTGGTCACCACACCATGGGGCCATTGGTGGGTAACGACTACTTCTTAAAAGATTTGATCTACCAAAACGTTACTTTAGCGCAGGATTACTTCCTTGGAGATTCGTTTAAATCATCTAAAGGTTTTTTCCCCACAGAGCTAGGTTTTTCTGAGCGGATTATTCCAGTGTTAACCAAGTTGGGCATTGAATGGTCTGTATTAGGTAACGTGCATTACTCTCGTACATTACGTGACTACCCTTACCTAAATGATCCCGGTAAAGATACCTTAATCTCTCCACCTAACCGTGCCGACTTACAAAACGTAAGTGATATTGGTGCTTGGACAGAGCTGCACATGTTTAATGAGCAGCAAACAACCTACAACAAGTTCCCTTTTGCCTCAATTCCTCACTGGGTTCAATACGTAGATCCTAATACGGGTGAGCAACATAAAGTCGCAGGTATTCCCGTAGAGCAAGCTAGTTCTTGGGAAGAGGGCTACCAAGGCTCGGTAACTGCTGATGTGCTTAAAGCCTTTGAAGGTGATGCTGCATCGCTTGGCAGAACTCAGTACTTCACTATTGCGCACGATGGTGATAACTCATCTGGCCGTGCTGGTGATGGTGGCACTTGGGCTAACTCTGGCAACGTGACTTATGCTGATGGTTCGGTTCGAGGTATGGGGGTTGATGAATATCTAAAAGCTTACCCAATTCCTGCAGATGACATTGTGCACGTACAAGACGGTTCTTGGATTGATACACGCGATTCGTCTGCCGATCCAACTTGGTATCACTGGCATATACCAATGGGTGTATGGCGCGGTCAAATGGCCGACTTTAATACGGTGAACGGCACCGATTTTGCGGCCACTCGTGAGCACATGGTATCGCTAGAGTTAGGTTACCATTATCTTGAGCGTAACTTTGCTTTGCTGCAAGCGGCTGAAAACTATGCCAAAACCGCAGAGCAAATTTGGTTAGATAATAATCCTAACTATTGGAGCCCGTCTACCGCTCGCGATAACGAAGTGACTTACCCAGGCAACCAGCTTAACCCTTGGATGATGTCTTACCCGGTTAAAGGTGATGCAGGTAATAACTACGCCGGCGGTGCAAACCCAGCTGAGTTGGGGTGGTACTTCTTAATGGCTTCAATCGATTCAGGCTTTGGTTACTATGATGAGAACGTGGATGATGGGGTAAAACCTACTATCTCGTTTAACCAATCTCTGCACTTTACCACGCCTTATGTTGAAGCGAATAAAGCCCAAGATCAAACTGGCCCGTCAATTTGGTGGCCACAACGCTACCCCTATAACCCAGGTAGTGCTAACTCAAGTAAGGCGGAAGGTTGGGCAACTATATATGCCGATACAGAGTTTGCTATTTACACTTATGGTTTTGACGTAAGTGGTATTCAAGACATAAAAGTTAAAGTGCGTGTTCACAAAGATAAGTGGGCTACCGCCACCGATAAAACTTTTAAGCTTTACGACCCAAGTGCGCATGCTAGCGACCCTAACGTAGACCCATCTCGGGTTGGTGAATGGCAGAGCTTTGAAATGCACGAGCGTGATTTAAGCGCCGACATGAACGGTGTAGATTGGCAGCCTTCTGGTAAAGAAATGTTTGAAGTAGTACCCGCTGAGAAAATTGGCAACATGTACTTCACTTACATTGACCAATACCAAGAGCAATTGCTGGATTACTACATTGAAGCAACTGACGCTAAAGGCAACGTAACCCGTTCTGAAATTCAGCAAGTGTATGTTGGTGCAGGTCAGTTCAGTAGCGTTGGCGGTAAAACTGTTGAAGATGTAAATGGTGCTATTGCTGGTGAAGCCATGTTCTTTACCAAAATTCCAGATGACTATAAACCTGTGGCTGTGATTGATTCAGACGGCGGTCGTGTAGAGCGTGGCACTCAAGTCACACTTAGTGCGGCAGGTTCTACTGACGTAGAAGGTCCAATTGCTAGCTATAAGTGGAGTACCGGTGAAACTTCTTCGAGCATTACGGCGACTATTAATGAGCGTCAAACGATATTCGTAACGGTTACAGATAGTATCGGTCAAGAATCCATGACTAGTGTTACCTACAGTATTCTTGGTGAAGAAAAGCTGAGTACTGTGTACTACCAAGATGCTAATGGTTGGGGGCAGGTTTGTTTGCACTACACCGTTGATGGAGCAGTGACTTGGACGACAGCACCAGGCGAGCCAATGCAAAGCTTGGAAGATAACTGGTATAGCTTAACCATTGAATTAGAAGATGATAACCAGCTAGAGTTTGTAACCAATGACTGTAGTGGTGCATGGGATAATAATGGTGGTCAGAACTATCAAGTTGACGAAGGTGACTGGAACGTAGCTGGTGGCGCAATTGCCGCTGGGATTCCCGATGGCCTAGACGGCAATAGCGCACCTATTGCTGCTATTAGCCCTGCTAGTCAATCGGTGGCAAAAGGCACGGTGGTTACCTTAAGTGGTGCTGGCTCCAGTGATGTTGATGGCAGTATTGCTAGCTACAGCTGGAGTACCGGCGAATCTACTGAGTCGATCTCTGTAACTGTTAATGATACACAAACAGTTAGTTTAACCGTTACCGACAACCAAGGAAAAACAGCTACTAGCTCGGTAACCTTAACGCTTATTCCAAATAAAGCCCCGGTAGCCAGTATTTCTCCTGCTAATCAAACTGTTGCAGCAGGTACTACTGTCACTTTAGATGGTGCAGGCTCAAGTGATGAAGACGGCTCTATTGCCAGTTACTTGTGGAGCACGGGTGAAACTACCAGCTCTATTTCGGTGGTTGTGAATGCCAGCCAAACTATTAGCTTAACGGTAACCGACAACGAAGGCGCAACTGCAACAGCAGAAGCCGTGTTAAGTGTTGAAAGTGATGAGAAAGCTAAGAACTTCAATCAGCTTTATTTCCGTGGCACAGCCAATGGTTGGGCAACAACAGCTATGGACTTAGTGGCGGATAATACTTGGCAAGTTGTGATTGATTTTGACGGCCAAGCTGAGCAACGCTTTAAGTTAGATGTTAATGGTGATTGGACCCAGAACTACGGTGATACCAATAGTGATGGTGTGTTAGAGCAAACCGGTGGGGATATCTTTACCGATGTGGTGGGTTCTTACTTAATAGAAGTGAATGACCAAACCTTGGCTTACAGCATTGCCGAGCTTAACGCTAACCAAGCGCCAAGCGCGATAATTGGTGCGTCGGCAACCCAAGTCGATATTGGCCAAAGCATTACCTATAGTGCCGCAGGTTCAAGTGACAGCGATGGTGTTATTGCCAGCTATTTGTGGAGCAATGGTGATACCAGCGAAACCACCACCGTTACCTATAATA
- the nhaR gene encoding transcriptional activator NhaR translates to MSHLNYNHLYYFWMTYKRGSVTAAAEALFLTPQTVTGQIKQLEQRLGGELFIRRGPKITPTELGQLVYKYADRMFSLSYEMLDIVNYSQQEKLLFEVGVADALSKRLASRILLSAVPPDGNIRLRCVESTHELLLSQLAEHKLDMILSDCGLDNAQQDGVLSKKLGESGIAFFANEPMSLLPFPACLEQRSLLLPGRRSSLGRKLWTWFDELGLKVSVLGEFDDAALMKAFGAYTDGIFVAPAIYTEEILANPNTRLLGVTHDLSEEYHVLFAERMIQHPSVKQLCNSDFSPLFSGEQQLQNVDAILNFSSK, encoded by the coding sequence ATGTCACACTTAAATTACAACCATCTTTACTACTTCTGGATGACCTATAAACGCGGATCTGTTACCGCAGCGGCAGAAGCACTGTTTCTTACTCCACAAACCGTTACTGGACAAATTAAGCAGCTAGAGCAGCGTTTGGGCGGCGAGTTGTTTATTCGTCGTGGCCCCAAAATTACCCCTACCGAATTGGGTCAATTGGTCTACAAATATGCAGACCGCATGTTTAGCCTTAGCTATGAGATGTTAGATATTGTTAATTACTCTCAGCAAGAAAAGTTATTGTTTGAGGTGGGCGTGGCCGATGCTTTATCTAAGCGCTTAGCCAGCCGTATTTTATTATCGGCAGTTCCACCTGATGGCAATATTCGTTTGCGTTGTGTTGAGTCAACTCACGAGCTGTTGTTATCACAATTGGCCGAGCACAAACTTGATATGATTTTGTCTGATTGCGGCTTAGACAACGCGCAACAAGATGGCGTACTTAGCAAAAAACTGGGTGAGAGTGGGATTGCATTCTTTGCTAACGAACCAATGTCTTTGCTGCCATTTCCCGCCTGTTTAGAGCAACGCAGTTTGTTACTTCCGGGGCGACGTAGCTCCTTAGGAAGAAAGCTTTGGACCTGGTTTGATGAACTGGGTTTAAAGGTCTCGGTTTTGGGCGAATTTGACGATGCTGCATTAATGAAGGCATTTGGCGCGTATACCGATGGTATTTTTGTTGCACCAGCCATTTATACCGAAGAGATCTTGGCTAACCCTAATACCCGTTTGCTCGGTGTTACTCATGACTTAAGCGAGGAGTATCACGTATTATTCGCTGAGCGTATGATTCAACACCCCTCGGTTAAACAGCTATGTAACAGCGACTTTTCTCCCCTGTTTTCGGGAGAGCAGCAGCTACAAAACGTTGATGCCATTCTAAACTTCAGCTCAAAATAA